The Chloroflexota bacterium genome window below encodes:
- a CDS encoding VWA domain-containing protein has translation MTKPVSYDFTTHLTHFCRVLRTHGLLISPQETADVMRALSAVDMMDRGRVYWSLRALLLSRRDEIPIYDSLFELFWNFEELPLRPHIDSDDDLVGGAREFRRTPSVAMMPEADDSSQNTLVQMLRTGASRRATASPPDLSVLRADELSELSAIAARMIRAMASRPGRRRKRHRRKGSPDLRAAMRLNMSSGGDAIVLPRKRRVPRTPRLLVMLDVSGSMERHVQLLLQLIFAVSQHTKRVEAFVFSTSATRVTRELNAPSFSEALAGIGRAARHWSGGTRIGEALALVNTRYEQILSRYTTVFLLSDGWDTGDPERLSREVQRMRRRVHRVVWLNPLLGSEDYQPLTRSLQAALPHIDHHASARDVESLKRLPALLR, from the coding sequence ATGACAAAGCCTGTTTCCTATGACTTTACGACACACCTTACGCACTTTTGCCGGGTGCTGCGCACACACGGGCTGCTGATTAGCCCGCAGGAGACGGCGGATGTAATGCGCGCGCTAAGCGCGGTGGACATGATGGACCGTGGCAGGGTGTACTGGTCGTTGCGCGCGCTGCTGCTCTCGCGCCGAGACGAAATCCCCATCTACGACTCGCTGTTCGAGCTATTCTGGAACTTCGAGGAATTACCACTACGCCCGCACATCGACTCAGACGACGACCTAGTTGGCGGCGCGCGCGAGTTCCGCCGAACGCCCAGCGTCGCGATGATGCCCGAAGCCGACGATTCGTCGCAAAACACGCTGGTGCAGATGCTGCGCACAGGCGCGAGTCGCCGCGCAACCGCATCGCCGCCCGACCTAAGCGTGCTGCGTGCTGATGAACTTTCCGAGTTGTCAGCCATCGCCGCGCGAATGATACGCGCGATGGCGTCTCGGCCCGGACGCAGACGTAAGCGACACCGGCGCAAAGGCAGCCCGGACCTGCGCGCCGCGATGCGTCTGAATATGAGCAGCGGCGGCGACGCCATCGTGCTGCCGCGCAAACGCCGCGTGCCCAGAACGCCGCGCTTGCTGGTAATGCTCGATGTCAGCGGCTCGATGGAGCGGCATGTGCAACTGCTCTTGCAGCTCATATTCGCCGTGTCGCAGCACACCAAGCGCGTGGAGGCGTTCGTGTTCAGCACATCGGCGACGCGGGTTACGCGTGAACTCAACGCGCCGTCGTTCAGCGAGGCGCTGGCAGGCATCGGACGCGCAGCGAGGCACTGGTCCGGTGGCACGCGCATAGGCGAGGCGCTTGCACTGGTGAACACAAGATACGAGCAGATTCTCAGCCGCTACACGACGGTCTTCCTGTTAAGCGACGGCTGGGACACAGGCGACCCGGAGCGTCTGTCCCGAGAAGTGCAGCGCATGCGTCGGCGCGTGCACCGCGTAGTCTGGCTCAACCCGCTGCTAGGCAGCGAAGATTACCAGCCACTAACCCGAAGCCTTCAAGCCGCCCTCCCCCACATAGATCACCACGCCTCAGCCCGCGATGTTGAGAGCCTAAAGCGCCTGCCAGCCTTACTACGGTGA
- the uvrB gene encoding excinuclease ABC subunit UvrB produces MPEFQISSDFKPTGDQPQAITKAVAGIDEGLKHQTLLGVTGSGKTFTMANIIEKTQRPTLVIVHNKTLAAQLATEFQDFFPNNAVEYFVSYYDYYQPEAYVPRTDTYIEKDSDINEELDKLRHAATRALLTRRDTLIVASVSCIFGLGSPEEYQSFVAYVRKGEMRNRRLLIRQLVDMQYERNDMDFARGNFRVRGDTMEILPAYEELGVRIEFWGDEVERIVTVDPLTGELLGEREDIEIFPAKHFVTSQEKMLLAIEDIEAELEQCVKDLKSQGKLLEAERLESRTRYDIEMMQETGYCAGVENYSRHLARREAGSTPYTLMDYLPEDYLLFVDESHMTLPQIRGMFRGDQSRKETLVEFGFRLPSALDNRPLNFEEFEDHLNQAVYVSATPGPYEHEHSQAMIEQVIRPTGLLDPVVEVKPTAGQIDDLLYQIRERVAKGQRCLITTLTKRMSEELADYLREMGVKVHYLHSEIDTLERSEILRDLRLGVYDVVVGINLLREGIDLPEVSLVAILDADKEGYLRSLTALVQTIGRAARHEQGSVIMYADVVTDSMKRAIDETERRRALQEAYNREHGITPQGIRKDVRDITERVKAVAEAATPYITHDDIPKDDLTRLIKDLETQMKAASRELEFEKAALLRDQIIDLRKVLAG; encoded by the coding sequence ATGCCCGAATTTCAAATTTCTTCTGACTTCAAGCCCACAGGTGACCAGCCGCAGGCTATTACTAAGGCGGTGGCTGGCATTGATGAAGGGCTGAAGCATCAGACGTTGCTTGGCGTTACGGGTAGCGGCAAGACCTTTACGATGGCGAATATCATCGAGAAGACACAGCGGCCTACGCTCGTCATCGTGCACAACAAGACGCTCGCCGCGCAGCTCGCCACCGAGTTCCAAGATTTCTTCCCGAACAACGCCGTCGAATACTTCGTCAGCTACTACGACTACTACCAGCCCGAAGCGTATGTGCCACGCACCGACACCTACATCGAAAAAGACTCAGATATCAACGAAGAATTAGACAAGCTGCGCCACGCCGCCACGCGCGCGCTGCTCACCCGCCGCGACACGCTCATCGTCGCGTCTGTGTCGTGCATATTCGGTCTGGGGTCGCCAGAGGAATATCAGAGTTTCGTCGCGTATGTGCGCAAGGGCGAGATGCGCAACCGCAGACTGCTCATCCGCCAGCTCGTCGATATGCAGTACGAGCGCAACGACATGGACTTCGCGCGCGGCAACTTCCGCGTTCGCGGCGACACGATGGAAATTCTGCCCGCATACGAAGAACTCGGCGTGCGCATCGAGTTCTGGGGCGACGAAGTGGAACGCATCGTCACGGTTGACCCGCTGACCGGCGAACTGCTCGGCGAACGCGAAGACATCGAGATATTCCCCGCCAAACACTTCGTAACATCGCAGGAAAAGATGCTGCTTGCCATCGAAGACATCGAAGCCGAGTTAGAACAGTGCGTCAAAGACTTGAAGTCGCAAGGCAAGCTGCTAGAAGCGGAGCGGCTGGAGTCTCGCACGCGATACGACATCGAGATGATGCAGGAGACCGGCTACTGCGCGGGCGTGGAAAACTACTCGCGGCATCTGGCACGGCGCGAGGCGGGCAGCACGCCGTACACGCTGATGGACTACCTGCCGGAAGACTACCTGCTGTTCGTGGACGAGTCTCACATGACGCTGCCGCAGATTCGCGGCATGTTCCGCGGCGACCAATCGCGTAAGGAAACGCTGGTCGAATTCGGCTTTCGCCTACCGTCCGCGCTGGACAACCGCCCGCTGAACTTTGAAGAATTCGAGGATCACTTGAACCAAGCGGTCTATGTGTCCGCAACGCCGGGACCATACGAACACGAACACAGCCAGGCGATGATAGAGCAGGTCATCCGCCCGACAGGTCTGCTCGACCCGGTTGTCGAAGTCAAGCCCACCGCCGGGCAAATCGACGATCTGCTGTACCAGATTCGCGAGCGTGTGGCGAAGGGGCAGCGCTGTCTGATAACCACCCTCACCAAGCGCATGTCCGAAGAACTCGCAGATTACCTGCGCGAGATGGGCGTGAAGGTGCACTACCTGCACTCCGAGATAGACACGCTCGAACGAAGCGAGATACTGCGCGACCTGCGGCTGGGCGTCTATGATGTGGTGGTGGGCATCAATCTGCTGCGAGAGGGCATCGACCTGCCTGAGGTGAGTTTGGTGGCGATTTTGGATGCGGACAAGGAAGGTTACCTGCGCTCGCTGACGGCGCTGGTGCAGACCATCGGCAGGGCAGCGCGGCACGAACAAGGCAGCGTGATAATGTACGCCGATGTGGTGACGGACTCTATGAAACGCGCCATCGACGAGACGGAACGGCGGCGCGCGTTGCAGGAAGCGTACAACCGCGAACATGGCATCACGCCGCAAGGCATTCGCAAGGATGTGCGCGACATCACCGAGCGCGTGAAGGCGGTCGCAGAGGCAGCAACGCCATACATCACCCACGACGACATCCCCAAAGACGACCTGACGCGCCTAATCAAAGACCTGGAAACGCAAATGAAAGCCGCCTCCCGCGAGCTGGAGTTCGAGAAGGCAGCCCTGCTGCGCGATCAAATCATTGACTTGCGGAAGGTG